The genomic DNA CAATGCCGCATAACGATCCTCTCAAATCCCTCACTCCCCTTCGCGCGACCGGGGATGAAGGGGAAGACAGCGCCGCGCGGTATTTAAAGAAGAACGGTTTCAAGATTATCGAACGGAATTTTTCATGCCGCGTCGGTGAGCTCGACATTATCGCCGAAAAAAAGGGGGAACTCCATTTTATCGAGGTGAAAACCCGCCGGACGCTCGGCTTCGGCGATCCGCTGGAGGCCATCACCCCCTGGAAGCAAAAACGGATATCCCAAA from Deltaproteobacteria bacterium includes the following:
- a CDS encoding YraN family protein, giving the protein MPHNDPLKSLTPLRATGDEGEDSAARYLKKNGFKIIERNFSCRVGELDIIAEKKGELHFIEVKTRRTLGFGDPLEAITPWKQKRISQTAKYYLLKNAKWNNRPKCFSVMSIYDPGNDDAQIEFIPNAFEVWGDYY